In one window of Frigoriglobus tundricola DNA:
- a CDS encoding PAS domain S-box protein — MAFWVGAVKGTAFVLASAAALFWLVRREVRALTHALGLLRAVVDGTTDAVFVKDRDGKYLMVNEAAARFVGRPVADVLGRSDADLFDPAGARARARVRPAGDGIGPNGDHGGRADRRRHPALIWPPARPARDAGGAVTGVVGIARDITDRKRAESERAAHLRYFESMDRVNRALYVSNDLERTMGAVLDVVLAEFGCDRALLVYPCDPAAPTWTAPIERTRPEYPAPGARGLEVPVTPEIVRTFTTVLGARGPVRFGPGGDHPLPATAAERFGVRSQLAMAVYPLMGAPWMFGLHQCTHARVWEPGEERLFREIGRRLADTLTSLIAFRDLRTSEERYRALVELSPDAIVVVRGGRIAFANAAAARMVRGADPAALIGLIVNDHIHPDDLPVSRARQETVLREGRTVPPHEFRMRALDGAYIDAEVCGGPCVVDGAPGIQFFARDVTERRRAAALLAHQNRVLERIATGAPLAGTLDEIVRFVEAEFPGLVCSILLLDRGGRHLRIGAAPNLPQEYNAVVDGFVIGPCGGSCGTAAYTREPVHVADIATDPLWAEYKQHALVHGLRACWSTPIFGAARGAAPRAVLGTFAVYARAPGAPDPRLAPLIGRAEHLASVAIEREHADRDLRESEERFRAAMVGSLDAVYFLTAVRDPGGRITDFVFSDVNPKGEALIGFPRAALIGKPLCEVRPETRTDGFFDKYVRVVETRTPLEEEFSSAAGFVGWLHHQVVPLGDGVVITSCDVTERKRAEAALRASQRQFAQLVANVEGIVWEADAGTFRFTFVSERAERLLGYPTAQWTTEPRFWVDHIHPDDRDWVVDFCLGATAERRNHDFEYRFIAADGRTVWLRDIVSVIADGDRATKLHGLMVDVTAQKRAEQALRDSEERFRTFVDHATDAFFLQGPDQRVLDVNRQACVSLGCEREELIGQTPADFDPDVTAALVEQQRTRLGVGETITFDARHRRKDGTTFPVEVRLRPFETQGKRFYLALARDVTERKRAEAELRESEERLRLFIDHVAAPIAMFDRDLRYVHVSRRWRTDYRLGDRALAGLSHYEVFPELPERWKETYRRCLAGAVERCEEDRFERADGTVQWLRWEIRPWHRADGAVGGVVMFAEDITARKRMEAQLHQAQKMEAVGRLAGGIAHDFNNLLTVINGFCDLTLREMAGDDPHRGALTEVRSAGERAARLTQQLLAYSRKAMIEPKVIDLNVLVSESVELLRRLIGEDIVVASDLQPAPARIRADRGQIEQVVMNLVVNARDAMPTGGRVTVETRTVTIGPDHLPDDPDLNPGRYVRLTVADTGAGMPEEVLAHVFEPFFTTKGVGKGTGLGLAVVQGAVKQSGGHIGVSSAVGVGTTFTLLFPAVADPAASVRAGPERSVRGAETILLAEDEGAVRTIARLALESYGYTVLAVGGGADALATAAAHAGEIALLVTDVVMPGMNGRQLAEELRRRQPGLRVLFMSGYTDDVVVRHGLVTPVDAFIQKPFSPEAMARKVREMLDRQREPVAADGN; from the coding sequence GTGGCGTTCTGGGTCGGGGCCGTGAAGGGCACCGCCTTCGTCCTGGCCTCCGCCGCCGCGCTGTTCTGGTTGGTCCGGCGGGAGGTCCGCGCCCTCACACACGCCCTCGGGCTGCTCCGGGCGGTGGTGGACGGGACGACGGACGCGGTGTTCGTGAAGGACCGCGACGGCAAGTACCTGATGGTGAACGAGGCGGCCGCCCGGTTCGTGGGCCGGCCCGTCGCCGACGTGCTGGGCCGGTCCGACGCCGACCTGTTCGACCCGGCCGGCGCGCGCGCACGCGCGCGCGTGCGACCGGCGGGTGATGGAATCGGGCCGAACGGAGACCACGGAGGACGAGCTGATCGCCGCCGGCACCCCGCACTTATCTGGCCACCCGCGCGCCCGGCGCGGGACGCCGGCGGGGCCGTCACCGGGGTGGTCGGCATCGCGCGCGACATCACCGACCGCAAGCGCGCCGAGTCCGAACGCGCGGCCCACCTCCGGTACTTCGAGAGCATGGACCGCGTCAACCGGGCGCTGTACGTGTCGAACGATCTCGAGCGGACGATGGGCGCCGTTCTCGACGTGGTGCTCGCGGAGTTCGGGTGCGACCGGGCGCTGCTGGTGTACCCGTGCGACCCGGCCGCGCCGACCTGGACCGCGCCGATCGAGCGGACCCGGCCCGAGTACCCGGCGCCCGGCGCCCGGGGGCTCGAGGTGCCGGTCACGCCGGAGATCGTGCGGACGTTCACGACCGTGCTCGGGGCGCGCGGCCCGGTGCGGTTCGGCCCCGGGGGGGACCACCCGCTGCCCGCGACGGCCGCGGAGCGGTTCGGCGTCCGGTCCCAGCTCGCGATGGCCGTTTACCCGCTGATGGGCGCGCCGTGGATGTTCGGGCTGCACCAGTGTACTCACGCCCGCGTCTGGGAGCCGGGGGAGGAGCGCCTGTTCCGGGAGATCGGCCGGCGCCTGGCCGACACCCTGACCAGCCTGATCGCGTTCCGGGACCTGCGGACCAGCGAAGAACGGTACCGCGCGCTCGTCGAACTGTCCCCCGACGCGATCGTCGTCGTTCGCGGCGGGCGGATCGCGTTCGCGAACGCCGCGGCCGCGCGCATGGTCCGCGGCGCCGATCCGGCCGCCCTCATCGGCCTGATCGTGAACGACCACATCCACCCGGACGACCTGCCGGTCAGTCGGGCGCGACAGGAAACGGTCCTCCGCGAGGGGCGGACCGTCCCCCCGCATGAGTTCCGCATGCGCGCCCTCGACGGCGCGTACATCGATGCCGAGGTGTGCGGCGGGCCGTGCGTCGTGGACGGGGCGCCCGGGATCCAGTTCTTCGCCCGGGACGTGACCGAGCGGCGGCGGGCGGCCGCCCTCCTCGCGCACCAGAACCGGGTCCTGGAGCGGATCGCGACCGGCGCCCCGCTCGCGGGGACCCTCGACGAGATCGTTCGGTTCGTCGAGGCGGAGTTCCCCGGCCTGGTCTGTTCGATCCTGCTGCTGGACCGCGGCGGCCGGCACCTGCGGATCGGGGCGGCCCCGAACCTCCCGCAGGAGTACAACGCGGTCGTTGACGGGTTCGTCATCGGCCCGTGCGGCGGGTCCTGTGGGACCGCGGCCTACACGCGCGAGCCGGTGCACGTGGCGGACATCGCCACCGACCCGCTCTGGGCCGAGTACAAACAACACGCACTGGTACACGGGTTGAGGGCGTGCTGGTCCACGCCGATCTTCGGCGCCGCGCGCGGGGCCGCGCCCCGCGCCGTCCTCGGCACCTTTGCCGTTTACGCCCGCGCGCCCGGCGCCCCGGACCCGCGGCTCGCGCCCCTCATCGGCCGGGCCGAGCACCTGGCCAGCGTCGCGATCGAGCGCGAGCACGCGGACCGCGACCTGCGCGAGAGCGAGGAGCGGTTCCGGGCGGCGATGGTGGGCAGCCTGGACGCGGTCTACTTCCTCACCGCCGTTCGCGACCCGGGCGGCCGGATCACCGACTTCGTGTTCTCGGACGTGAACCCGAAGGGCGAGGCGCTGATCGGGTTCCCGCGGGCCGCGCTCATCGGGAAGCCGCTCTGCGAGGTGCGGCCCGAAACGCGAACGGACGGGTTCTTCGACAAATACGTCCGCGTGGTCGAGACCCGCACGCCGCTCGAGGAGGAGTTCTCGAGCGCGGCCGGGTTCGTGGGCTGGCTGCACCACCAGGTCGTTCCGCTCGGCGACGGGGTCGTCATCACGAGCTGTGACGTCACCGAGCGGAAGCGGGCCGAGGCGGCGCTGCGGGCGAGCCAGCGCCAGTTCGCGCAACTGGTCGCGAACGTGGAAGGGATCGTGTGGGAGGCCGACGCCGGCACCTTCCGGTTCACCTTCGTCAGCGAGCGGGCCGAGCGGCTCCTCGGCTACCCCACGGCGCAGTGGACCACTGAGCCCCGGTTCTGGGTGGACCACATTCACCCCGACGACCGCGACTGGGTGGTCGATTTCTGCCTCGGGGCCACCGCGGAGCGGCGCAACCACGATTTCGAGTACCGGTTCATCGCCGCCGACGGGCGCACCGTGTGGCTCCGGGACATCGTGAGCGTGATCGCGGACGGCGACCGGGCGACGAAGCTCCACGGCCTCATGGTGGACGTCACCGCGCAGAAGCGGGCCGAGCAGGCGCTCCGCGACAGCGAGGAGCGGTTCCGCACGTTCGTCGATCACGCCACCGACGCCTTCTTCCTCCAGGGGCCGGACCAGCGGGTCCTGGACGTGAACCGTCAGGCGTGTGTCAGCCTCGGCTGTGAGCGCGAGGAGCTGATCGGCCAGACGCCCGCGGACTTCGACCCCGATGTGACCGCGGCGCTTGTGGAGCAGCAACGGACCCGCCTGGGGGTCGGGGAGACGATTACGTTCGACGCGCGCCACCGCCGGAAGGACGGGACCACGTTCCCGGTCGAGGTGCGCTTGCGCCCGTTCGAGACGCAGGGCAAGCGGTTCTACCTGGCGCTCGCGCGGGACGTCACCGAGCGGAAGCGGGCCGAGGCGGAGCTGCGGGAGAGCGAGGAGCGGCTCCGGCTGTTCATCGATCACGTCGCGGCCCCGATCGCCATGTTCGACCGCGACCTGCGGTACGTCCACGTGAGCCGGCGGTGGCGGACCGACTACCGGCTCGGCGACCGCGCCCTTGCCGGGCTGAGCCACTACGAGGTGTTCCCGGAACTGCCCGAGCGGTGGAAGGAGACCTACCGGCGGTGCCTGGCCGGGGCCGTGGAGCGGTGCGAGGAGGACCGGTTCGAGCGCGCCGACGGGACCGTGCAGTGGCTCCGGTGGGAGATCCGGCCGTGGCACCGGGCGGACGGCGCGGTCGGCGGGGTCGTCATGTTCGCCGAGGACATCACGGCCCGCAAGCGGATGGAGGCCCAGCTCCACCAGGCGCAGAAGATGGAGGCCGTGGGCCGGCTCGCCGGGGGCATCGCCCACGACTTCAACAACCTGCTGACCGTCATCAACGGGTTCTGCGACCTGACGCTCCGCGAGATGGCGGGCGACGACCCGCACCGGGGGGCGCTCACGGAAGTGCGCAGCGCCGGCGAGCGGGCCGCGCGGCTCACCCAGCAGCTCCTCGCGTACAGCCGGAAGGCGATGATCGAGCCGAAGGTGATCGACCTCAACGTGCTGGTGAGCGAGTCCGTCGAACTGCTCCGGCGGCTCATCGGGGAGGACATCGTGGTCGCGAGCGACCTGCAACCGGCCCCCGCCCGCATCCGGGCGGACCGCGGGCAGATCGAACAGGTGGTAATGAACCTCGTCGTCAACGCCCGCGACGCGATGCCCACCGGCGGGCGCGTCACGGTCGAAACCCGGACCGTTACCATCGGGCCGGACCACCTGCCCGACGACCCGGACCTCAACCCGGGCCGCTACGTGCGGCTCACCGTCGCCGACACGGGGGCCGGTATGCCGGAGGAGGTGCTGGCGCACGTCTTCGAGCCGTTCTTCACGACCAAGGGGGTCGGGAAGGGGACCGGCCTGGGGCTGGCGGTCGTCCAGGGGGCCGTGAAGCAGAGCGGCGGCCACATCGGGGTCTCGAGCGCGGTCGGGGTTGGGACCACGTTCACGCTCCTCTTCCCGGCCGTCGCGGACCCGGCCGCGTCGGTACGGGCCGGACCGGAGCGGTCGGTGCGGGGCGCCGAGACCATTCTTCTGGCGGAGGACGAGGGCGCGGTCCGCACGATCGCGCGCCTCGCCCTGGAGAGCTACGGGTACACCGTACTGGCCGTCGGGGGCGGGGCCGACGCGCTCGCCACCGCGGCGGCGCACGCGGGCGAAATCGCCCTGCTCGTGACCGACGTGGTGATGCCCGGGATGAACGGCCGGCAACTCGCTGAGGAGCTGCGCCGCCGCCAGCCGGGGCTGCGCGTGCTGTTCATGAGCGGGTACACGGACGACGTCGTCGTCCGCCACGGCCTCGTCACGCCTGTGGACGCGTTCATTCAGAAGCCCTTCAGCCCGGAGGCGATGGCGCGGAAGGTGCGGGAGATGCTCGACCGGCAGAGGGAGCCCGTCGCGGCGGACGGAAACTGA
- a CDS encoding peroxiredoxin family protein: MRCHLSAGLFAVLCALAGCTAPPELGAPSGGPDLQQVASRFLADPQSNRKTTGDQVPLKFIDTAGAEVDLASFRGRSNVVLVVVKGLPKFPGGKFCPGCLAQVNSLTANYDEFKKRDATILMVFPGPKDALPQFLADAKVDGTAGNPKVPFALLLDTDLEAVKALGITGDLAKPSTYILDKKGNAVFAFVGETTTDRPSVQALLTQLDKLNARK; this comes from the coding sequence ATGCGCTGCCACCTGAGTGCCGGACTGTTCGCCGTTCTCTGCGCCCTCGCCGGGTGCACCGCGCCCCCGGAACTCGGCGCCCCGTCCGGCGGCCCGGACCTTCAGCAGGTCGCGAGCCGCTTCCTCGCGGACCCCCAGTCGAACCGGAAAACGACCGGCGATCAGGTCCCACTCAAGTTCATCGACACCGCGGGCGCCGAGGTGGATCTGGCGTCGTTCCGCGGCCGGTCGAACGTCGTGCTGGTGGTGGTGAAGGGGTTGCCGAAGTTCCCCGGCGGGAAGTTCTGCCCCGGGTGCCTCGCGCAGGTCAACTCGCTCACCGCGAACTACGACGAGTTCAAGAAGCGCGACGCAACGATCCTGATGGTCTTTCCCGGCCCGAAAGACGCGCTGCCGCAGTTCCTCGCGGACGCCAAGGTGGACGGGACCGCCGGGAACCCGAAGGTGCCGTTCGCGCTGCTCCTGGACACGGACCTGGAGGCGGTCAAGGCGCTGGGGATCACCGGCGACCTGGCCAAGCCCTCGACGTACATCCTCGACAAGAAGGGGAACGCCGTGTTCGCCTTCGTCGGGGAAACGACGACGGACCGGCCGTCGGTTCAGGCGCTGCTGACGCAACTCGATAAACTGAATGCCAGGAAGTGA
- a CDS encoding protein kinase domain-containing protein, producing MVQEWYIDAGGRSEGPLSASELRERAAAGRLGPTDRVSADRVEWVFAGSVPGLAFPARQPGRPLLETVVSGSVHLSDSAAAVAAPVSDAPPCIPGYEVRGVLGTGACGVVYRAWHESLKRVVALKTVRLAQNTSPDVVERFEQEARALAGLQHPNIVAVYDRGHADGRAYFAMELLDGEDLGARIDRAGPLDERTAWLVARQTAAALAHAAKHGVTHRDVKPANLFLVPAPTGFPFPPDVPMVKVTDFGLALTSGPDDIDQRQTAAGVLLGTPIYMAPEQFVGSNVGPKADVYSLGATVSHALSGRPPFDGRTVWEVMKKKSEPAPRLGPTVSRETADLVAAMLATDAAGRPEYVDLIARIDALPCLDGAFSAAGLPATSGRTPVAPAPVVSEPLPPAPAVVPGRKRWVHWATFIGLGAVVGGAVLVGIVGRPTNSNVPDGTWSEERPGAYATGAQHLLYTSGELTGWRSGGGLWQIEEDDAIEKTPVIAGFGTAVRPFDPAPNFRVTLTLDPHTATAVELQIATTSGPPATQWVVRLDRPVGCSFGKRVGAGAFERAGEVVPIPTAPALAQEGRRPYLEVKYERAGGTLAAWFRGQALGQTSAAGLTTNELRVQTIGGSVRIDYAALEELIEQK from the coding sequence ATGGTTCAAGAGTGGTACATCGACGCCGGGGGCCGGTCCGAAGGCCCCCTCTCCGCGAGCGAACTGCGGGAGCGCGCCGCGGCCGGCCGGCTCGGGCCCACGGACCGCGTGAGCGCGGACCGCGTGGAGTGGGTGTTCGCGGGCAGCGTTCCCGGGCTCGCGTTCCCGGCCCGCCAGCCGGGCCGGCCCCTTCTCGAAACCGTCGTCTCGGGGTCCGTCCACCTCAGCGATTCGGCCGCGGCCGTAGCGGCGCCCGTGTCCGATGCCCCGCCGTGCATCCCGGGCTACGAGGTCCGGGGCGTGCTCGGCACCGGCGCGTGCGGCGTCGTGTACCGGGCCTGGCACGAGAGCCTCAAACGCGTCGTGGCCCTCAAAACGGTGCGGCTCGCCCAGAACACCTCGCCGGACGTGGTCGAACGGTTCGAGCAGGAGGCGCGGGCGCTGGCGGGCCTCCAGCACCCGAACATCGTCGCCGTGTACGACCGCGGGCACGCGGACGGCCGCGCGTACTTCGCGATGGAGCTGCTCGACGGCGAGGACCTCGGCGCGCGGATCGACCGGGCCGGTCCGCTCGACGAGCGGACGGCGTGGCTCGTCGCCCGACAGACCGCGGCCGCGCTGGCGCACGCCGCCAAGCACGGCGTCACGCACCGCGACGTGAAGCCCGCCAACCTGTTCCTCGTGCCCGCACCGACCGGGTTCCCGTTCCCGCCCGACGTGCCGATGGTGAAGGTGACCGACTTCGGGCTCGCGCTGACCAGCGGGCCGGACGACATCGACCAGCGCCAGACCGCCGCCGGGGTGCTGCTCGGCACCCCGATCTACATGGCCCCGGAACAGTTCGTCGGCAGTAACGTGGGACCGAAGGCGGACGTCTACAGTCTCGGCGCGACCGTTTCCCACGCCCTCTCGGGGCGCCCGCCGTTCGACGGGCGGACCGTCTGGGAGGTGATGAAGAAGAAATCCGAACCCGCGCCCCGGCTCGGCCCGACGGTCTCCCGGGAGACGGCCGATCTGGTGGCCGCCATGCTGGCCACGGACGCGGCCGGGCGACCGGAGTACGTCGATCTGATCGCACGCATCGACGCGCTGCCGTGCCTGGACGGGGCGTTCAGCGCCGCGGGGTTGCCCGCCACGAGCGGCCGGACGCCGGTTGCGCCCGCCCCGGTGGTTTCGGAGCCGTTACCCCCCGCGCCGGCCGTGGTGCCGGGGCGCAAGCGGTGGGTGCACTGGGCCACCTTCATCGGTTTGGGTGCGGTCGTCGGTGGCGCGGTGCTGGTCGGCATTGTCGGCCGACCGACCAACTCGAACGTGCCCGACGGAACGTGGTCGGAAGAGCGCCCCGGCGCCTACGCCACCGGCGCGCAGCACCTGTTGTACACGAGCGGGGAACTCACCGGCTGGCGGTCCGGCGGCGGGTTGTGGCAAATCGAGGAGGACGACGCCATCGAAAAGACGCCGGTGATCGCCGGGTTCGGAACCGCGGTGCGCCCGTTCGATCCGGCCCCGAACTTTCGCGTCACCCTCACCCTCGACCCGCACACGGCCACCGCCGTCGAACTCCAGATCGCCACGACCAGCGGACCGCCCGCGACCCAGTGGGTGGTGCGGCTCGACCGGCCGGTCGGCTGCTCCTTCGGCAAGCGGGTGGGGGCGGGGGCGTTCGAGCGCGCCGGCGAAGTGGTTCCAATACCGACCGCCCCGGCGCTCGCCCAGGAGGGCCGGCGGCCGTACCTGGAAGTGAAGTACGAACGGGCCGGCGGAACGCTCGCGGCCTGGTTCCGCGGTCAGGCGCTGGGCCAGACCTCCGCCGCCGGCCTGACCACGAACGAACTCCGCGTGCAAACGATCGGCGGTTCGGTCCGCATCGACTACGCCGCTCTCGAAGAACTGATCGAGCAGAAGTGA
- a CDS encoding serine/threonine protein kinase, giving the protein MQETPSTVGTPPQQLLDELLTRFETGLRSDGPPRLEDVVRSVPETYRPDVFRYLLPVELEHHIRVQRPLDLNEARDRFGPLGPWTAPILGEFLGHTISWTASGAGSPAPGPAPAAVSIGQYELLSELGSGGFGKVFKARHSQLKRLVALKVLIPHRALAPGGVERFLREMEVLGRLNHPHIAQASDAGECDGYYFLAMEYVEGVDLGHLLKTVTRLHVPDACALARQAAAALVFIDGRGTVHRDLKPSNLLLGRDGVVRVLDLGLAKLRDLPPWEHLTETGAVMGTPEYMSPEQTRESRDVTVRSDVYSLGCTLYALLAGAPPFTRGESVYDLLRAHNESPPPALGAVRGDVPPELERLIGRMLEKPPAQRPAPDEVARALEPFCEGADLKRLVAECGARQELPVHLPTAHTRLVFAPAPTGTLAAPQPPTRSVSAPAQRAVRWRKRLVIGAPVLAIVLGGGVWTVVPRPWEPGDGTAVAPNPPAPPAAPEPPPRTFKVDEWTELLDRPPVKRIWPENDPRSHFQYDPANRQLSLNCVDFGALELGHVGAAAFDMDAVIFQNGWNSGRVGISFRGRLAPAAPPAFSWQGDVLYLRSLGVPPERATLARGELKRHAATGAAMVIPWRVYDVPPPRGGDHRLSCTVTPGGVTEVRWNGELAVPPKTSPPDPHEPAEGGVGIVVHDSHALFRSVRVRVHKPSGDRP; this is encoded by the coding sequence ATGCAAGAGACACCCAGCACGGTGGGCACACCGCCCCAACAGCTCCTCGATGAGTTGCTCACGCGCTTTGAGACGGGACTGAGGAGCGACGGGCCGCCCCGGCTCGAGGACGTCGTACGGTCCGTGCCCGAAACGTACCGCCCCGACGTATTCCGGTACCTCCTACCCGTCGAGTTGGAACACCACATCCGGGTCCAGCGACCCCTGGACCTGAACGAGGCCCGGGATCGTTTTGGGCCGCTCGGGCCGTGGACCGCTCCGATCCTCGGCGAGTTCCTGGGTCACACGATCAGTTGGACCGCGTCGGGGGCGGGATCGCCCGCCCCCGGCCCCGCGCCGGCCGCCGTGTCCATCGGACAGTACGAGCTGCTCTCGGAACTGGGGAGCGGGGGGTTCGGCAAGGTGTTCAAGGCGCGGCACTCGCAGCTCAAGCGCTTGGTCGCGCTGAAGGTCCTTATCCCGCACCGTGCCCTGGCCCCCGGTGGCGTCGAACGCTTCCTCCGGGAGATGGAGGTGCTCGGCCGCCTCAACCACCCGCACATCGCGCAGGCCAGCGATGCGGGCGAGTGCGACGGGTACTACTTCCTGGCAATGGAGTACGTCGAGGGGGTCGATCTCGGGCACCTCCTGAAAACGGTGACGCGGCTGCACGTGCCGGACGCGTGCGCCCTGGCCCGTCAGGCGGCGGCGGCGCTCGTGTTCATCGACGGGCGCGGAACGGTCCACCGGGACCTGAAGCCGAGCAACCTCCTCCTCGGGCGGGACGGGGTGGTGCGCGTCCTGGACCTCGGCCTGGCGAAACTGCGCGACCTGCCGCCGTGGGAACACCTGACGGAAACCGGGGCGGTGATGGGCACCCCCGAATACATGTCCCCCGAGCAGACGCGCGAGAGCCGGGACGTCACCGTCCGGTCGGACGTCTACAGCCTCGGCTGCACGCTGTACGCCCTGCTCGCGGGGGCGCCGCCGTTCACACGCGGGGAGTCCGTCTATGATCTGCTGCGGGCGCACAACGAGTCCCCGCCGCCCGCCCTCGGGGCCGTGCGGGGCGACGTGCCGCCCGAACTGGAGCGGCTGATCGGCCGGATGCTCGAGAAGCCGCCCGCGCAGCGCCCCGCACCGGACGAAGTGGCTCGGGCTTTGGAGCCCTTCTGTGAGGGCGCCGATCTGAAGCGGCTGGTTGCGGAATGCGGGGCCCGACAGGAGCTGCCGGTCCATCTGCCAACGGCCCACACCCGACTCGTCTTCGCCCCCGCTCCGACCGGCACGTTAGCCGCCCCGCAACCCCCGACGCGGTCGGTATCCGCCCCGGCGCAGCGGGCCGTCCGGTGGCGGAAGCGTTTGGTGATCGGGGCGCCGGTCCTCGCCATTGTTCTTGGTGGGGGGGTGTGGACCGTGGTGCCCCGCCCGTGGGAACCGGGTGACGGCACGGCCGTGGCGCCGAACCCTCCCGCGCCGCCCGCCGCACCCGAACCGCCGCCCCGTACGTTTAAGGTCGACGAGTGGACGGAACTGCTCGACCGGCCGCCGGTGAAGCGCATCTGGCCGGAGAACGATCCGCGCTCTCATTTTCAATACGACCCGGCCAACCGACAGCTCTCTCTGAACTGCGTGGACTTCGGGGCACTCGAGCTGGGACACGTGGGGGCCGCGGCGTTCGATATGGACGCGGTCATATTTCAGAACGGCTGGAATTCCGGACGGGTGGGAATCTCCTTCCGAGGTCGGCTCGCGCCCGCGGCCCCCCCGGCGTTCTCGTGGCAGGGGGACGTCTTGTACCTGCGCTCGCTCGGGGTCCCGCCCGAACGTGCGACCCTTGCCCGCGGCGAACTCAAGCGGCACGCGGCGACCGGGGCGGCGATGGTCATACCGTGGCGGGTCTACGATGTCCCGCCCCCGCGGGGCGGGGACCACCGCCTGTCGTGTACCGTCACCCCCGGTGGCGTCACCGAGGTCCGGTGGAACGGCGAACTGGCCGTGCCGCCGAAGACTTCACCCCCCGACCCGCACGAGCCGGCCGAGGGCGGGGTCGGGATCGTCGTTCACGATAGTCACGCACTGTTCCGGTCCGTCCGCGTTCGGGTTCACAAGCCCTCAGGAGATCGCCCGTGA
- a CDS encoding alpha-mannosyltransferase — MSHHFPECRHRREPRARWSAMCRSPKVAGLRMVTPDVCRSCPFVDHHHPGDGTGADETVRPDMALEPLIELISGPARAWPPGWGDWDVTHRAHRVAADRFLAESQEYPAGRFCGRGIVIVGGGATYFASLYVTVRAIRHVGCRLPIQVWYLGREDELPAPRRAVLERYGVACVDADAVRARFPCRILNGWELKAFAVLHAGFEEVLSLDADCYPVRDPSYLFDEPGYRATGAVFWPDLPFGPTPDWAAFGVAPTGRRTLETGQFLLDKRRVWPALRLAWWYNDHSDWSYLHGYGDKSTFEVAWARCGLPHAMYTEAVKWESDCFHHIGPEGAVLFLHRCRDKFRLGEPAYMTPQNFTSNRFHPDLLMETECFGWLRELGRDLDPTGAGVAPSVPRIGALLYTCPDRRAVCEGTLGRWRGTDWGADPVVLIDTGTGPASTDRLAAHARHMLTRALETEADYYLLLEDDLIFNLHLRHNLTNWAPVRDRTLWAGSLFNPSLRVAGTNPSELWGARSCVCARGHFFGAQAIVVSRGAVVEALREWDATPGPYDLRLAAIVERHAPGVVIHSPSLVQHVGARSTWGGEPIRATNFDPFFRA, encoded by the coding sequence ATGTCCCATCACTTCCCCGAGTGCCGGCACCGCCGGGAGCCCCGCGCCCGCTGGTCGGCCATGTGCCGGTCGCCGAAGGTGGCCGGCCTGCGCATGGTGACGCCGGACGTGTGCCGGTCGTGCCCGTTCGTGGACCACCACCACCCCGGCGACGGGACCGGGGCGGACGAAACCGTCCGTCCGGACATGGCCCTCGAACCGCTGATCGAGTTGATCAGCGGTCCCGCCCGCGCCTGGCCGCCCGGGTGGGGCGACTGGGACGTCACGCACCGGGCCCACCGGGTCGCGGCCGACCGGTTCCTGGCCGAGTCGCAGGAGTACCCCGCCGGCCGCTTTTGCGGTCGCGGGATCGTCATCGTGGGCGGCGGGGCCACCTACTTCGCGTCACTCTATGTGACCGTGCGGGCGATCCGGCACGTCGGCTGCCGGCTCCCGATCCAGGTGTGGTACCTGGGGCGGGAGGACGAGCTACCGGCCCCGCGACGGGCCGTTCTCGAACGCTACGGCGTCGCGTGCGTCGATGCGGACGCGGTCCGCGCGCGGTTCCCGTGTCGGATTCTCAACGGCTGGGAACTGAAAGCCTTCGCGGTGCTGCACGCGGGGTTCGAGGAGGTGCTGTCGCTCGACGCCGACTGTTACCCGGTGCGCGACCCCTCGTACCTGTTCGACGAGCCCGGCTACCGCGCGACCGGCGCGGTCTTCTGGCCGGATCTCCCGTTCGGGCCGACCCCCGACTGGGCCGCGTTCGGTGTCGCCCCGACCGGCCGGCGCACGCTGGAGACCGGGCAGTTCCTGCTCGACAAGCGGCGGGTGTGGCCCGCCCTGCGGCTGGCGTGGTGGTACAACGACCACAGCGACTGGAGCTACCTGCACGGGTACGGCGACAAGAGCACGTTCGAGGTCGCGTGGGCGCGGTGCGGGTTGCCGCACGCCATGTACACCGAAGCCGTGAAGTGGGAATCGGACTGTTTTCATCACATCGGTCCCGAGGGGGCCGTGCTGTTTCTCCACAGGTGCCGCGACAAGTTCCGGTTGGGTGAGCCGGCCTACATGACGCCCCAGAACTTTACCTCCAACCGCTTTCACCCGGACCTGCTAATGGAGACCGAGTGCTTCGGCTGGCTCCGGGAACTCGGTCGGGACCTCGACCCGACCGGCGCGGGCGTCGCCCCGTCGGTCCCGCGGATCGGGGCCCTTCTGTACACGTGCCCCGACCGGCGCGCGGTGTGCGAGGGGACGCTCGGCCGGTGGAGGGGCACCGACTGGGGCGCGGACCCGGTCGTGCTGATCGACACCGGTACGGGGCCGGCCTCGACCGACCGACTCGCGGCGCACGCCCGGCACATGCTGACGCGGGCGCTCGAGACGGAAGCGGACTACTACCTACTTCTGGAAGACGACCTGATCTTCAACCTGCACCTGCGGCACAACCTCACGAACTGGGCGCCCGTTCGCGACCGAACGCTCTGGGCGGGGTCGCTGTTCAACCCTTCACTCCGGGTCGCAGGAACGAACCCGTCGGAGCTCTGGGGCGCGCGGTCCTGTGTTTGCGCGCGGGGGCACTTCTTCGGGGCACAGGCGATCGTCGTGTCGCGCGGGGCCGTGGTTGAAGCGCTCCGGGAATGGGACGCGACGCCCGGACCGTACGACTTGAGGCTCGCCGCGATTGTCGAGCGGCACGCCCCGGGCGTCGTCATCCACTCGCCCAGTCTCGTTCAGCACGTCGGCGCCCGGAGCACCTGGGGCGGGGAACCGATCCGGGCAACGAATTTCGATCCCTTCTTCCGGGCGTGA